A stretch of the Rhizomicrobium sp. genome encodes the following:
- a CDS encoding helix-turn-helix transcriptional regulator has product MPKKQANPIDGQVGNRVRLRRMLIGMSQERLGELLGLTFQQVQKYEKGVNRIGAGRLFEVSRILGVPIDYFYEGVNNQLSGNPGFAEGEASPPVMEFVSSGEGLQLSLAFMKIKDPKLRKRVLDLVKQMADDPAE; this is encoded by the coding sequence GTGCCAAAGAAACAAGCCAATCCGATCGACGGCCAGGTGGGCAATCGCGTCCGCCTGCGGCGCATGCTCATCGGCATGAGTCAGGAAAGGCTGGGCGAATTGCTCGGCCTCACATTTCAACAAGTGCAGAAATACGAAAAGGGCGTGAACCGCATCGGTGCGGGCCGCCTGTTCGAAGTGTCCCGCATTCTCGGCGTTCCGATCGACTATTTCTACGAAGGCGTGAACAACCAGCTCTCCGGCAACCCGGGGTTTGCCGAGGGCGAAGCCTCTCCACCGGTGATGGAATTCGTCTCCAGCGGCGAAGGTCTCCAGCTCAGCCTCGCCTTCATGAAGATCAAGGATCCCAAGCTGCGCAAGCGCGTGCTCGATCTCGTCAAGCAGATGGCCGACGATCCGGCGGAGTAG
- the lnt gene encoding apolipoprotein N-acyltransferase — protein MRSSFPRLGDRLRSLSGWRALLAAISAGGVYALGFEPFILFPALLLGLAALVLLLDGCAGGPRPVRRAALLGWGFGFGQFVVGMHWIFYPFLVDPVEHAWQIPFVAILFPGGLALFAMAACAAAMALWRPGPSRIFLFAACYAAAEWLRGHVLTGLPWNLPAYGWGASLGILQSAAFVGAYGLSLLTVLLGAALADLFARERRSALPLAMVALFAALWLGGTLRLAVSPTAAVAAVHLRLVQPNIPQDEKYRRDLVMRNWQRLVALSTQPAAVTPSVIIWPEAAPPVLLQRTPEALDQIAVLTGKNRTLVTGNQRVQSGEGSDRYYFNSLYVFAPGGRLAATYDKFHLVPFGEYLPLETWLRALGVTKLVGFPGSFSAGDGPHTVDIPGAPDASPLICYEILFPGAVAGTPRPHWLLNITDDSWFGPWAGPRQHLLAARVRAIEEGLPLARAANTGISAVVDPNGRVIAQLQLDRTGVVDSLLPQALSPTLFARFGDSPFLVLLLLTAALFWAFSRKQGRR, from the coding sequence GTGAGGTCGAGCTTTCCGCGCCTCGGCGATCGTCTCCGTTCGCTGTCCGGCTGGCGCGCCCTGCTCGCGGCGATTTCCGCCGGCGGCGTTTACGCGCTCGGCTTCGAGCCCTTCATCCTCTTCCCCGCCTTGCTGCTCGGCCTCGCCGCGCTGGTCCTGTTGCTCGACGGCTGCGCCGGCGGGCCGCGGCCGGTGCGGCGCGCCGCGCTGTTGGGCTGGGGCTTCGGCTTCGGCCAATTCGTCGTCGGCATGCACTGGATATTCTATCCGTTTCTCGTCGATCCGGTCGAACATGCCTGGCAGATCCCGTTCGTCGCCATCCTGTTTCCCGGCGGCCTCGCGCTGTTTGCCATGGCCGCCTGCGCGGCCGCGATGGCGCTGTGGCGGCCCGGCCCGTCGCGCATCTTCCTGTTCGCCGCCTGCTATGCCGCCGCCGAGTGGCTGCGCGGCCATGTCCTCACCGGCCTGCCGTGGAATCTTCCCGCCTATGGCTGGGGCGCCTCGCTGGGAATCCTGCAAAGCGCCGCCTTCGTCGGGGCCTACGGTCTATCGCTGTTGACCGTGCTCCTGGGCGCCGCGCTGGCGGACTTGTTCGCCCGCGAGCGGCGCAGCGCCCTGCCGCTCGCCATGGTGGCGCTCTTCGCCGCGCTTTGGCTGGGCGGCACCCTTCGTCTCGCGGTCTCCCCGACCGCCGCCGTCGCGGCCGTCCATCTGCGTCTGGTGCAGCCGAACATCCCGCAGGACGAGAAATACCGCCGCGACCTGGTGATGCGCAATTGGCAGAGGCTGGTCGCGCTCAGCACACAGCCCGCCGCCGTGACGCCCAGCGTCATCATCTGGCCGGAGGCCGCGCCGCCTGTGCTACTTCAGCGCACGCCCGAGGCGCTGGACCAGATCGCGGTGCTGACGGGCAAAAACCGAACGCTCGTTACGGGCAACCAGCGCGTGCAATCCGGGGAGGGTAGCGACCGCTACTATTTCAACAGTCTGTACGTTTTCGCACCCGGCGGGCGGCTCGCGGCGACCTACGACAAATTCCATCTCGTGCCGTTCGGCGAATACCTCCCGCTGGAGACCTGGCTGCGCGCGCTCGGCGTCACCAAGCTGGTCGGCTTTCCCGGCAGCTTCTCGGCCGGCGATGGTCCGCATACGGTCGATATTCCCGGGGCGCCCGACGCCAGCCCCTTGATCTGCTACGAGATTTTGTTTCCGGGCGCCGTCGCCGGAACACCCCGTCCCCATTGGCTTTTGAACATCACAGACGATTCCTGGTTCGGTCCCTGGGCCGGCCCGCGCCAGCATCTGCTCGCCGCGCGCGTGCGCGCCATCGAGGAAGGCCTGCCGCTCGCGCGCGCCGCCAACACCGGTATCTCGGCGGTGGTCGATCCGAACGGGCGCGTGATCGCGCAATTGCAACTGGACCGTACCGGCGTGGTTGACTCATTGCTGCCGCAAGCGTTGTCGCCGACACTCTTCGCGCGCTTTGGCGATTCGCCATTTCTTGTATTGTTGCTCCTCACCGCAGCCCTTTTCTGGGCGTTTTCCCGCAAACAGGGTCGGCGTTAA
- a CDS encoding phosphoribosyl-ATP diphosphatase — protein sequence MSETHPIDRLFATIAARKGGDPASSYTAALLKEGAAKCAKKFGEEAVEAVIAATLADKAALTAESADVLYHLLVLWAASGVTPDDVYAALAAREGQSGLAEKASRKNT from the coding sequence TTGAGCGAGACGCATCCGATCGACCGGCTGTTCGCGACCATCGCCGCCCGCAAGGGGGGCGATCCGGCATCATCCTATACCGCCGCGCTCCTCAAGGAGGGCGCCGCCAAATGCGCCAAGAAGTTCGGCGAGGAAGCGGTGGAGGCGGTGATCGCCGCGACGCTCGCGGACAAGGCGGCGCTCACCGCGGAATCGGCGGACGTGCTCTATCACCTCCTCGTCCTGTGGGCCGCGAGCGGCGTCACGCCGGACGACGTGTACGCCGCCCTCGCGGCGCGCGAAGGACAGTCGGGCCTCGCGGAAAAAGCCTCGCGCAAGAACACCTAG